The Primulina tabacum isolate GXHZ01 chromosome 16, ASM2559414v2, whole genome shotgun sequence genome window below encodes:
- the LOC142528901 gene encoding mitogen-activated protein kinase kinase SIPKK-like isoform X1, giving the protein MKNEERKKMNKGALAPMLKLFLPPPDEVSLSRFLSESGTFKDGDLLVNRDGVRVVSQSEVDAPTLIQPSDNQLSLSDFDAVQVIGKGNGGIVRLVQHKWTGQFFALKVIQMNIEESARKRIAQELKINQSSQCPYVVVCYQSFYDNGAISIILEYMDGGSLADFLTKVNKIPEPYLAAICKQVLKGLWYLHHEKHIIHRDMKPSNLLVNHRGEVKITDFGVSAILASTSGLANTFVGTYNYMSPERILGGRYGYSSDIWSLGLVLLECATGSFPYSPPQPGGWINVYELMETIVGQPEPRAPSDLFSPEFCSFISACVQKDPKNRLSANELMAHPFISKFDDLDVDIAVYFTSAGPSLTTL; this is encoded by the exons ATGAAGAACgaggaaagaaaaaaaatgaacaaAGGGGCATTAGCACCTATGCTGAAGCTCTTCCTCCCACCTCCAGATGAAGTTTCTCTCTCCAGATTTCt AAGCGAATCAGGGACGTTTAAGGATGGTGATCTGTTGGTGAACAGAGATGGCGTTCGTGTTGTCTCTCAAAGCGAAGTTGATGCT CCAACCTTAATACAACCATCAGATAATCAGTTGAGTTTAAGCGATTTTGACGCTGTTCAAGTTATTGGTAAAGGAAATGGAGGTATTGTACGATTGGTGCAACATAAATGGACTGGGCAATTTTTTGCTCTCAAG gttattcaaatgaatattgaagagtCCGCTCGCAAACGTATCGCACAAgaactgaaaatcaatcagtcATCTCAATGTCCCTATGTTGTAGTTTGTTATCAGTCTTTTTATGATAATGGTGCAATCTCTATAATTCTGGAGTATATGGATGGGGGATCTCTTGCAGATTTTCTGACCAAGGTTAACAAAATTCCAGAACCATATCTTGCTGCAATTTGTAAACAG GTACTCAAAGGCTTGTGGTATCTTCATCATGAAAAACATATCATTCACCGGGACATGAAACCTTCAAATTTATTAGTAAACCACAGAGGTGAAGTCAAGATCACTGACTTTGGTGTCAGTGCAATACTGGCTAGCACATCTGGTCTGGCAAACACCTTCGTTGGCACTTACAACTACATGTCT CCTGAGAGAATCCTTGGAGGCAGGTATGGTTACAGTAGCGACATCTGGAGCCTTGGTTTGGTTCTGCTTGAGTGTGCAACAGGAAGTTTTCCATACTCACCACCACAGCCAGGGGGGTGGATCAATGTCTACGAGTTGATGGAAACCATTGTTGGTCAACCAGAACCACGTGCACCTTCTGATCTGTTTTCTCCAGAGTTTTGTTCTTTTATTTCTGCTTG TGTGCAAAAAGATCCTAAAAATAGATTGTCAGCAAATGAGCTCATG GCACACCCTTTCATCTCTAAGTTTGATGATCTTGATGTTGATATTGCGGTGTACTTCACCAGTGCGGGACCTTCACTTACCACACTCTAA
- the LOC142528901 gene encoding mitogen-activated protein kinase kinase SIPKK-like isoform X2, translated as MKNEERKKMNKGALAPMLKLFLPPPDEVSLSRFLSESGTFKDGDLLVNRDGVRVVSQSEVDAVIQMNIEESARKRIAQELKINQSSQCPYVVVCYQSFYDNGAISIILEYMDGGSLADFLTKVNKIPEPYLAAICKQVLKGLWYLHHEKHIIHRDMKPSNLLVNHRGEVKITDFGVSAILASTSGLANTFVGTYNYMSPERILGGRYGYSSDIWSLGLVLLECATGSFPYSPPQPGGWINVYELMETIVGQPEPRAPSDLFSPEFCSFISACVQKDPKNRLSANELMAHPFISKFDDLDVDIAVYFTSAGPSLTTL; from the exons ATGAAGAACgaggaaagaaaaaaaatgaacaaAGGGGCATTAGCACCTATGCTGAAGCTCTTCCTCCCACCTCCAGATGAAGTTTCTCTCTCCAGATTTCt AAGCGAATCAGGGACGTTTAAGGATGGTGATCTGTTGGTGAACAGAGATGGCGTTCGTGTTGTCTCTCAAAGCGAAGTTGATGCT gttattcaaatgaatattgaagagtCCGCTCGCAAACGTATCGCACAAgaactgaaaatcaatcagtcATCTCAATGTCCCTATGTTGTAGTTTGTTATCAGTCTTTTTATGATAATGGTGCAATCTCTATAATTCTGGAGTATATGGATGGGGGATCTCTTGCAGATTTTCTGACCAAGGTTAACAAAATTCCAGAACCATATCTTGCTGCAATTTGTAAACAG GTACTCAAAGGCTTGTGGTATCTTCATCATGAAAAACATATCATTCACCGGGACATGAAACCTTCAAATTTATTAGTAAACCACAGAGGTGAAGTCAAGATCACTGACTTTGGTGTCAGTGCAATACTGGCTAGCACATCTGGTCTGGCAAACACCTTCGTTGGCACTTACAACTACATGTCT CCTGAGAGAATCCTTGGAGGCAGGTATGGTTACAGTAGCGACATCTGGAGCCTTGGTTTGGTTCTGCTTGAGTGTGCAACAGGAAGTTTTCCATACTCACCACCACAGCCAGGGGGGTGGATCAATGTCTACGAGTTGATGGAAACCATTGTTGGTCAACCAGAACCACGTGCACCTTCTGATCTGTTTTCTCCAGAGTTTTGTTCTTTTATTTCTGCTTG TGTGCAAAAAGATCCTAAAAATAGATTGTCAGCAAATGAGCTCATG GCACACCCTTTCATCTCTAAGTTTGATGATCTTGATGTTGATATTGCGGTGTACTTCACCAGTGCGGGACCTTCACTTACCACACTCTAA